A window from Pseudooceanicola algae encodes these proteins:
- a CDS encoding DUF4394 domain-containing protein, whose protein sequence is MLRIAAFSTTALTLSLSAASAAPAIGLVGDKTLVMFDTETLAVSGTMEVSGVDSLLGLDLRPADKTLVGVTPDMAIVSIDPATGAATEMSMMDTALPVGDMPVIVDFNPMADKLRFMSGTTNHRVDVDSGAVTVDGSLDWQEGDMHVGEMPAIAAAAYINSHGKPESTAMFDIDSTIVAVIQQVSPNDGTLGAIGKLGIKDPADTYAFDIQTTEAMENTGWLVNGMTLYSVDLETGAATEVGAIEGVDGAIRDITILPAM, encoded by the coding sequence GTATCGCAGCTTTCTCGACCACCGCCCTGACCCTGTCGCTGTCGGCCGCCAGCGCCGCGCCTGCCATCGGCCTGGTGGGTGACAAGACCCTCGTGATGTTTGACACCGAAACGCTGGCCGTGTCCGGCACCATGGAGGTATCCGGCGTCGACAGCCTGCTGGGACTCGACCTGCGCCCTGCCGACAAGACGCTGGTCGGTGTGACCCCCGACATGGCCATCGTCAGCATCGACCCCGCCACGGGGGCGGCGACCGAGATGTCGATGATGGACACTGCCCTGCCCGTCGGGGACATGCCGGTGATCGTCGACTTCAACCCGATGGCCGACAAGCTGCGCTTCATGTCCGGCACGACCAACCACCGGGTCGATGTGGACAGCGGCGCGGTGACCGTGGACGGCAGCCTGGACTGGCAGGAAGGCGACATGCACGTCGGTGAAATGCCCGCCATTGCCGCCGCCGCCTATATCAACAGCCATGGCAAACCCGAAAGCACCGCGATGTTCGACATCGACAGCACCATCGTAGCCGTTATCCAGCAGGTTTCGCCCAATGACGGGACGCTTGGCGCCATCGGCAAGCTCGGCATCAAGGACCCCGCGGACACCTACGCCTTCGATATCCAGACCACCGAAGCGATGGAAAACACCGGCTGGCTGGTGAACGGCATGACCCTTTATTCGGTCGACCTGGAAACCGGTGCGGCAACCGAAGTCGGGGCGATCGAAGGTGTCGATGGCGCGATCCGCGACATCACGATCCTGCCCGCCATGTAA
- a CDS encoding DeoR/GlpR family DNA-binding transcription regulator translates to MNRHLMILEEARSNGRVSVETLAEVFNLSTHTIRRDIKTLCEQGKLRRLHGGAEFVEDASNLPYSVRNSLNIAAKKQIATQAAQLIPDRATLFFSIGTTPALVATALTIRTGLTVITNNLNVAMILSEAPDVRIVLAGGELRLPDRDILGEQALALFEGYRADYAIFGVGGIDVDGSLLDFHEAEVRARQAMHRNARNSILVADVTKFGRRAAAVGGSLQDADHIVTDLRPDGSFGPQMDLLKDRLIVTGEQI, encoded by the coding sequence ATGAACCGACATCTGATGATTCTGGAAGAAGCACGATCAAACGGACGGGTAAGTGTCGAGACACTGGCCGAGGTCTTCAACCTGTCCACGCATACCATTCGCCGCGACATCAAGACCCTGTGCGAACAGGGCAAGCTACGCCGCTTGCACGGCGGTGCCGAGTTCGTCGAAGACGCGTCCAACCTGCCGTATTCGGTGCGCAACTCGCTGAACATCGCCGCGAAAAAGCAGATCGCCACGCAGGCGGCGCAGCTTATTCCGGACAGGGCCACGCTGTTCTTTTCCATCGGCACCACCCCGGCCCTTGTCGCGACGGCCCTGACCATCCGCACCGGCCTGACCGTCATCACCAACAACCTCAATGTCGCCATGATCCTGTCCGAAGCCCCGGATGTCCGGATCGTTCTGGCCGGAGGGGAGTTGCGCCTTCCGGATCGCGACATTCTTGGCGAACAGGCGCTGGCGCTGTTCGAAGGCTACCGCGCCGATTACGCGATCTTCGGCGTGGGCGGCATCGATGTCGACGGCAGCCTGCTCGACTTTCACGAAGCCGAAGTGCGTGCCCGTCAGGCCATGCACAGAAACGCCCGCAACTCCATCCTGGTCGCGGATGTGACGAAATTCGGCCGCCGCGCCGCCGCGGTCGGCGGCAGCTTGCAGGACGCAGACCACATCGTGACCGACTTGCGTCCCGACGGCAGCTTTGGCCCCCAGATGGACCTGCTGAAAGACCGCCTGATCGTCACCGGAGAGCAGATATGA